A genomic stretch from Harpia harpyja isolate bHarHar1 chromosome 20, bHarHar1 primary haplotype, whole genome shotgun sequence includes:
- the EIF4EBP3 gene encoding eukaryotic translation initiation factor 4E-binding protein 3, with the protein MAATGTTTSSCPIPGSHHLLIPEGYSSTPGGTVYSTTPGGTRIIYDRKFLLECKNSPAARTPPCCLPQIPGVTSLAQSSLVKLEELKERNESEEAMPDQDQFEMDI; encoded by the exons ATGGCTGCAACAggcaccaccacctcctcctgccccatcccgGGGAGCCACCATCTCCTCATCCCAGAGGGCTACAGCTCCACGCCGGGTGGTACAGTCTACTCTACCACACCAGGGG GTACCCGCATCATCTACGACCGCAAGTTCCTGCTGGAGTGCAAGAATTCGCCCGCGGCCAGGacccctccctgctgcctgccccagatCCCCGGTGTCACATCCCTGGCCCAGTCCAGCCTCGTCAAGCTGGAGGAGCTCAAGGAGCGGAATGAGAGCGAAGAAGCCATGCCAG ATCAAGACCAGTTTGAGATGGACATCTGA
- the SRA1 gene encoding steroid receptor RNA activator 1 has protein sequence MAELYVKPGNQERGWNDPPQFSYGLQAQAGGARRTPLTRRAPPPAAGAPPGAPPEPAGAPAASPAPPPRALGPPPLGAVSPAPRAEGGRPSAAARPEESGVPAAAVLAPLREALAACRPTVQKQVCDDIGRRLTVLGDAWAQGKLSAPVRKRMSLLVRELQQQHWDAADEIHRSLMVDHVNEVSQWLVGVKRLIAESRSLPAAASAAATDGGAEDGPGQEDP, from the exons ATGGCGGAGCTCTACGTGAAGCCGG GGAACCAGGAGCGTGGCTGGAACGACCCCCCCCAGTTCTCCTACGGGCTGCAGGCGCAGGCCGGGGGGGCCAGGCGAACCCCGCTCACCCGCCGGGCCCCCCCTCCGGCTGCGGGGGCTCCCCCAG GTGCTCCTCCAGAGCCGGCCggggcccccgccgcctccccggcgcCGCCCCCCCGGGCGCTGGGGCCGCCCCCCCTCGGGGCCGTCAGCCCTGCCCCGCGGGCGGAGGGCGGGAGGCCGAGCGCCGCAGCCCGCCCGGAGGAGAGcggcgtccccgccgccgccgtcctcGCCCCGCTGCGGGAGGCCCTCGCCGCCTGCCGCCCCACGGTGCAG AAACAAGTGTGCGACGACATCGGGCGGCGGCTGACGGTGCTGGGGGACGCCTGGGCTCAGGGGAAGCTGTCGGCCCcggtgaggaagaggatgagccTCCTGGTGCGAG agctgcagcaacagcactgggacGCGGCTGATGAGATCCATCGCTCGCTCATGGTGGACCACGTGAACGAGGTGAGCCAGTGGCTGGTGGGCGTCAAGCGCCTGATCGCCGAGTCGAGGAGCCTGCCTGCTGCGGCGTCGGCTGCGGCGACGGACGGCGGCGCCGAGGACGGGCCTGGCCAGGAGGATCCCTGA
- the APBB3 gene encoding amyloid-beta A4 precursor protein-binding family B member 3, producing MLGKDYMLAIVLVNCDDNLWSDQSLETDPDLPPGWRKIRDSLGTYYWHVPTGTTQWQHPTRTSTGPGGRTETDGEETLQGMDCQTPAANHAAKDRPIPSPMASLSRRTSLPWHGDDFQHSAEPGSKCFAVRSLGWVEIPEEDLAPGKSSIAVNNCIQQLSNSKVQGSVENRGEGQDLVMILKKDTMSLVDPLDRSLIHRQPILNIRVWGVGCNNGRDFAFVASDKDTCVLKCHVFHCNVPAKGIAKALHEMCSKIVAERAIASSGLPHAATLEPVSTEDLPLQVDILEAVRQSMQTYEALYIGSLPVPRAMGMDVLNEAIEKLTRGPGRERWTPSLIRVSDTAMRVHPAQEDEEEAAHIWECQVRYVTFLGVGRDAHTFALIVDTGRRFQCAAFWCEPDAGTISEAVQAACMVQYQKCLVAAAPGAKAKAATAGGDAAGGAAKASGGSGGAAGAGSRKRGLFSFLEAFRLRRALLHTP from the exons ACAACCTCTGGAGTGACCAGAGCCTGGAGACAGACCCCGACCTCCCCCCAGGCTGGAGGAAAATCCGTGACTCTCTGGGCACCTACTACTGGCATGTGCCAACTGGCACGACGCAGTGGCAGCACCCCACACGCACCAGCACCGGCCCAGGAGGGCGCACGGAGACTGATGGAGAGGAGACACTCCAGGGAATG gACTGCCAGACCCCCGCGGCCAACCACGCGGCAAAGGACAGGCCCATTCCCAGCCCCATGGCTTCGCTGTCCCGGAG GACCTCGCTGCCCTGGCACGGAGATGACTTTCAGCACAGCGCAGAGCCTGGCTCCAAG TGCTTTGCTGTGCGGTCTCTGGGCTGGGTGGAGATCCCCGAGGAGGACCTGGCACCCGGCAAGAGCAGCATCGCTGTCAACAACTGCATCCAGCAGCTCTCCAACAGCAAGGTCCAGGGCTCTGTGGAGAACCGGGGCGAG GGCCAGGACCTGGTGATGATCCTGAAGAAGGACACCATGAGCCTGGTGGACCCCCTCGACCGCAGCCTCATCCACCGCCAACCCATCCTCAACATTCGCGTCTGGGGCGTTGGCTGCAACAACGGCAG AGACTTTGCCTTCGTGGCCAGTGACAAGGACACCTGTGTCCTCAAGTGTCACGTCTTCCACTGCAACGTGCCCGCCAAGGGCATCGCCAAGGCCCTGCACGAGATGTGCTCCAAG ATTGTGGCTGAGCGAGCCATAGCGAGCAGCGGACTGCCACACGCTGCCACGCTGGAGCCCGTGTCCACTGAGGACCTGCCGCTGCAAG TGGATATCCTGGAAGCGGTGAGGCAGTCGATGCAGACTTACGAGGCGCTGTACATCGGCagcctgcctgtgcccagggccATGG GGATGGACGTACTGAACGAGGCCATCGAGAAGCTGACGAGGGGCCCCGGACGGGAGCGCTGGACGCCCTCCCTCATCCGCGTGTCCGACACAGCCATGAGGGTGCACCCCgcacag gaggacgaggaggaggcgGCGCACATCTGGGAGTGCCAGGTGCGCTACGTGACCTTCCTGGGGGTGGGCCGGGACGCCCACACCTTCGCGCTCATCGTGGACACGGGGCGACGCTTCCAGTGCGCGGCCTTCTGGTGCGAGCCCGACGCCGGCACCATCTCGGAGGCGGTGCAGGCAGCCTGCATG GTGCAGTACCAGAAGTGCCTGGTGGCCGCCGCACCGGGGGCTAAGGCGAAGGCTGCCACAGCCGGCGGGGAcgctgccggcggggcggccAAGGCGAGCGGGGGCagcggaggggcggcgggggccggttCCCGCAAGCGGGGCCTCTTCTCCTTCCTGGAGGCCTTCCGCCTCAGGCGAGCCCTCCTCCACACCCCAtag